A window of Pedobacter lusitanus contains these coding sequences:
- a CDS encoding FKBP-type peptidyl-prolyl cis-trans isomerase, which yields MLKSKVILLFIAGACSLAACKTDPAYDRATQAAIDDNLIKGFIAKNNIPAKNTKDGLYYQIIKGQDGTLKIDSLDTVVIHYVGRLLLDNTVLYDSTQNLIDTIASKIIFGTTIEGWRKGIPLVNPGGKIRLIVPSTMAYQNRVVSAMPGNNNMPVFLPANSILDFNIQFFRVGKFKIKTPQTQN from the coding sequence ATGTTAAAAAGCAAAGTTATATTATTGTTTATTGCAGGGGCTTGCTCTCTGGCAGCCTGTAAAACAGACCCTGCGTATGACAGAGCTACCCAGGCAGCAATAGATGATAATTTGATTAAAGGCTTTATAGCGAAAAATAATATTCCGGCAAAAAACACGAAGGATGGATTATATTACCAGATTATCAAGGGGCAGGATGGTACCCTGAAAATTGATTCTCTGGATACTGTAGTGATTCATTATGTTGGCCGGTTATTGCTGGATAATACTGTACTATATGATTCCACACAGAACCTGATAGATACCATAGCATCCAAAATTATTTTTGGTACTACGATTGAAGGCTGGAGAAAGGGAATTCCTTTGGTTAATCCCGGAGGAAAGATCAGATTGATTGTCCCTTCAACAATGGCTTATCAGAACAGAGTAGTCAGTGCAATGCCAGGAAATAATAATATGCCTGTTTTTCTACCGGCAAATTCAATATTGGATTTCAATATTCAATTTTTCAGAGTAGGAAAATTTAAAATAAAAACCCCACAAACTCAAAATTAG
- a CDS encoding acetyl-CoA C-acyltransferase, translating to MQEAYIIAGLRTAVGKAPRGVFRFTRADDLAAEVIKQLVASVPNLDKEQIDDVIVGNATPEAEQGLNIGRMISLMGLDTVKVPGVTVNRYCASGLDTIATAVAKIKSGMADCIIAGGVEVMSGMPFGGWKVVPNFEVAKKNPDWYWGMGLTAEAVASEYKVSREDQDEFAFRSNMKAVEAIKNGHLKAGVAPITVTENYLDGQMKKKTRSYVVDTDEGPRADTTLDKLAKLKPVFAADGSVTAGNSSQTSDGAAFVLVVSESKLKELGVEPIARLVSYGVVGVPPRIMGVGPIEAIPLALKKAGLTLEQMDLIELNEAFASQSLAVVRALGINQDIVNVNGGAIALGHPLGCTGAKLSVQLFNELKRRNGKYGMVTMCVGSGQGAAGVFELL from the coding sequence ATGCAAGAAGCATATATCATAGCAGGTTTACGTACAGCAGTGGGCAAAGCACCACGTGGCGTATTTCGTTTTACCAGGGCCGATGATCTGGCTGCTGAAGTAATCAAACAGTTGGTGGCCTCGGTACCTAATCTGGATAAAGAACAAATAGATGATGTGATTGTTGGGAATGCAACACCAGAGGCAGAGCAGGGATTAAATATAGGCCGTATGATCTCCCTGATGGGCTTGGATACGGTGAAAGTTCCAGGTGTTACTGTAAACAGGTATTGCGCATCCGGGCTGGATACTATTGCTACTGCGGTAGCAAAAATTAAAAGCGGAATGGCAGACTGTATTATCGCCGGTGGGGTAGAGGTGATGTCAGGAATGCCTTTTGGCGGATGGAAAGTAGTACCTAATTTTGAAGTAGCTAAAAAGAACCCGGACTGGTACTGGGGGATGGGGCTTACTGCCGAAGCGGTAGCCAGTGAATATAAGGTGAGCAGGGAAGATCAGGATGAGTTTGCTTTCAGATCTAATATGAAAGCAGTGGAAGCGATTAAAAATGGTCATTTAAAAGCAGGAGTAGCACCGATCACGGTTACTGAAAATTATCTGGATGGTCAGATGAAAAAGAAGACCAGAAGTTATGTGGTGGATACTGATGAAGGTCCGCGTGCAGATACTACGCTGGATAAACTAGCTAAACTTAAACCCGTTTTTGCAGCTGACGGAAGTGTTACTGCAGGAAACTCTTCTCAGACGTCTGATGGTGCTGCCTTTGTTCTGGTGGTATCTGAAAGTAAACTGAAAGAATTAGGGGTAGAGCCGATTGCCCGCCTGGTAAGTTATGGTGTGGTAGGTGTACCGCCAAGAATTATGGGTGTCGGCCCGATTGAGGCAATTCCACTGGCATTAAAGAAAGCTGGTCTGACACTGGAACAAATGGATCTGATTGAACTGAATGAAGCTTTTGCTTCTCAGTCTCTGGCAGTGGTAAGAGCTCTGGGAATTAATCAGGATATCGTGAATGTTAACGGTGGCGCTATTGCTTTAGGTCATCCGCTGGGATGTACCGGGGCAAAACTCTCTGTACAATTGTTCAATGAGCTGAAACGCAGAAACGGTAAATACGGAATGGTAACGATGTGTGTGGGTAGCGGACAAGGGGCTGCCGGTGTTTTTGAACTTCTTTAG
- a CDS encoding 3-hydroxyacyl-CoA dehydrogenase/enoyl-CoA hydratase family protein produces the protein MNKKINKVAVLGSGIMGSRIACHFANIGVEVLLLDIAPKELSPEETAKGLTLDNPAVQNRIVNAALQNAIKTNPSPVYTKKVVNKITTGNFDADMAKIAGVDWIIEVVVENLDIKKKVFEQVEQFRKAGTLVTSNTSGIPIHLMTEGRSEDFKANFCGTHFFNPPRYLRLLEIIPTPDTKPELVDFLMHYGDKFLGKTTVLCKDTPAFIANRVGVYSMMALLHLVDKLDLTVEEVDKFTGPALGRPKSATFRTSDVVGLDTMIKVSKGLYDNCPDDKAHELFKLPDYVVKMEENKWLGDKTKQGFYKKTKTADGKTEILALDLKTMEYRTQQKVKSATLDLTKPIENVRDRMKVFAAGKDKAGEVFRHSFFGLFEYVSDRIPEIADELYRIDDALRAGFGWDLGPFEVWDAVGVTESLEGMKKYGHEAAAWVHEMLAAGHTSFYKVEDGVKKYYDIPSKSYKALPGADSFIVLDNIRTTKTIWKNSGASILDLGDGILNVEFHSKMNTIGGDTLQAINKAIDLAEKDYRGVVIGNDGANFSAGANVGMIFMMAVEQEWDELNMAIRAFQNTSMRIRYSSIPVVVAPHNLTLGGGCEFSLHADHVQLNAETYMGLVEFGVGVIPGGGGTKEFALRASDEYKDDQIVQNVLKDRFLTIGMAKVSTSALEAFELGYLQKDKFSVSMNRSRLIADAKAKAIELADAGYTQPVRRTDIRVLGKQGLGIVYAGANTMYSGHYISEHDKKISEKLGYVMCGGDLSSPTEVTEQYLLDLEREAFLSLCGERKTLERIQSIVTKGKPLRN, from the coding sequence ATGAACAAAAAGATAAATAAAGTAGCGGTATTAGGCTCCGGTATCATGGGCTCACGCATTGCTTGTCACTTTGCGAATATTGGTGTAGAAGTATTGTTGTTAGACATCGCACCGAAAGAACTCAGCCCTGAGGAAACAGCAAAAGGGTTGACGCTGGATAATCCGGCGGTTCAGAACCGTATTGTCAATGCAGCTTTGCAGAATGCCATTAAGACTAATCCTTCTCCGGTTTATACCAAAAAAGTAGTCAACAAAATTACAACAGGTAATTTTGATGCCGACATGGCAAAAATTGCCGGTGTAGACTGGATTATTGAGGTTGTAGTTGAAAATCTTGATATTAAGAAAAAGGTATTTGAGCAGGTGGAGCAATTCCGCAAGGCAGGTACTTTGGTTACTTCAAATACTTCAGGTATTCCTATTCACCTGATGACTGAAGGCAGAAGTGAGGATTTCAAAGCAAATTTCTGCGGAACGCACTTTTTTAATCCGCCGCGTTATCTGCGTTTACTGGAAATCATTCCAACTCCTGATACCAAACCTGAACTGGTAGATTTCTTAATGCATTACGGAGATAAGTTTCTGGGTAAAACAACGGTTTTATGTAAGGATACTCCGGCGTTCATCGCTAACAGGGTAGGTGTATATTCTATGATGGCTTTACTGCATCTGGTAGACAAATTGGATCTGACAGTTGAAGAGGTAGATAAATTTACCGGTCCTGCTTTAGGCAGACCAAAATCTGCTACTTTCCGTACTTCTGATGTGGTAGGTTTAGATACGATGATCAAAGTATCAAAAGGATTGTATGATAACTGTCCTGATGATAAAGCACACGAGCTGTTTAAGCTTCCTGACTATGTAGTCAAAATGGAAGAGAATAAATGGCTGGGCGATAAAACGAAACAGGGTTTTTATAAAAAGACAAAAACTGCTGACGGTAAAACAGAAATTTTAGCGCTTGATCTGAAAACAATGGAGTATCGCACGCAGCAAAAAGTTAAATCTGCAACACTGGACCTGACAAAACCTATTGAAAATGTCAGAGACAGAATGAAAGTTTTTGCTGCCGGTAAAGATAAGGCTGGAGAAGTATTCAGACATTCTTTCTTTGGTCTGTTTGAATATGTATCTGACAGAATTCCGGAAATTGCAGACGAGTTGTACAGAATAGATGACGCTTTACGTGCCGGATTTGGATGGGACTTAGGTCCGTTTGAAGTCTGGGATGCTGTAGGTGTTACTGAGTCGCTTGAAGGCATGAAAAAATATGGACATGAGGCTGCTGCCTGGGTTCATGAAATGCTGGCTGCTGGTCATACTTCTTTTTACAAAGTAGAAGACGGTGTTAAAAAATATTACGATATCCCTTCTAAAAGTTATAAAGCATTACCTGGGGCTGATTCGTTCATTGTCCTGGATAATATACGGACGACTAAAACGATATGGAAAAACTCCGGTGCTTCCATTCTGGATTTAGGTGACGGAATTCTGAATGTAGAGTTCCATTCAAAAATGAATACGATAGGGGGCGATACCCTTCAGGCTATCAATAAAGCAATAGACCTGGCAGAAAAAGATTACAGAGGGGTAGTTATCGGTAATGACGGGGCTAACTTCTCGGCAGGTGCCAATGTAGGTATGATTTTCATGATGGCTGTAGAGCAGGAGTGGGATGAATTGAATATGGCTATCAGAGCTTTCCAGAATACGTCTATGCGAATCAGATACTCTTCTATTCCGGTTGTTGTGGCTCCTCATAACCTGACACTGGGTGGTGGCTGTGAATTCAGTTTACATGCAGATCATGTACAGCTGAATGCAGAGACCTATATGGGGCTGGTAGAATTTGGTGTCGGTGTGATTCCTGGTGGTGGCGGAACAAAAGAATTTGCTTTGCGTGCTTCTGATGAATACAAAGATGATCAGATTGTTCAGAATGTATTAAAGGATCGTTTCCTGACTATAGGAATGGCAAAGGTTTCAACTTCTGCACTGGAAGCATTTGAATTAGGTTATTTACAAAAAGATAAATTCTCGGTTTCAATGAACAGAAGCAGGCTGATTGCTGATGCAAAAGCTAAAGCAATTGAGCTGGCAGATGCTGGTTATACACAACCTGTCAGAAGAACTGATATCCGGGTATTGGGTAAACAGGGACTGGGAATTGTTTATGCAGGAGCAAATACAATGTATTCCGGTCATTATATTTCTGAACATGATAAAAAAATCTCAGAAAAATTGGGTTATGTGATGTGTGGCGGAGATTTATCTTCTCCTACAGAGGTAACTGAACAATATCTGCTGGATTTAGAGAGAGAAGCTTTCTTATCGCTTTGCGGTGAACGAAAAACATTGGAGAGGATTCAGAGTATTGTCACTAAGGGTAAACCACTTCGTAACTAA
- a CDS encoding acyl-CoA dehydrogenase family protein: METTDKTKVKGGEFLIKETTYQDVFIPEEFDEEQQMIAQTCRDFLTAEVYPNLDRIDKLEEGLMPSLVTKAGELGLLGVSIPEEYGGFGKNFNTSMLVADVIGAGHSFAVAISAHTGIGTLPILYYGNEEQKAKYIPKLGSGEWKAAYCLTEPNSGSDANSGKTKAKLSADGKHYVINGQKMWITNGGFADIFIVFAKIDDDKNLTAFIVERAFGGVTMNPEEHKMGIKGSSTRQVFFNDCEVPVENMLSERENGFKIAVNILNIGRIKLAAAAVGASKAVINTAVNYSNERIQFERPISKYGAIRYKLAEMATKVYAVESANYRAGQNIDDAYDALVAGGMDKSKAKLKSTEQFAVECAILKVWGSEALDYVVDEGVQIYGGMGFSADAPMDRAYRDARINRIFEGTNEINRLLTVDMMLKRAMKGELDLMTPATAVAAELMSIPDFGEEDDTLFAAEKKIIKNLKKATLMVAGAAVQKLMLSLSKEQEILMNIADMASYVYVAESVMLRTEKLVSLRGAEACEGQLNMMRIYFVEAVDALQKAGKEALWAFAEGDEQRMMLVGLKRFTKMEAFNVKDVRQKVAQQLIAENKYCF; this comes from the coding sequence ATGGAAACTACAGACAAAACAAAAGTAAAAGGTGGCGAGTTTTTGATAAAGGAAACCACATACCAGGATGTATTTATTCCTGAAGAATTTGATGAAGAACAGCAAATGATAGCACAAACCTGCAGAGACTTTTTAACTGCAGAAGTGTATCCTAACCTGGACCGTATTGATAAACTGGAAGAAGGTTTGATGCCTTCGCTGGTTACCAAAGCAGGTGAACTGGGACTTCTTGGAGTTTCCATCCCTGAAGAGTATGGTGGTTTTGGTAAGAACTTTAATACTTCTATGCTCGTTGCTGATGTAATTGGCGCAGGACATTCATTTGCAGTAGCTATTTCTGCACATACAGGTATCGGTACTTTACCTATCCTGTATTATGGAAATGAAGAGCAGAAAGCTAAATATATACCTAAACTGGGATCAGGTGAATGGAAAGCAGCTTATTGCTTAACAGAGCCTAACTCAGGATCTGATGCTAATTCGGGAAAAACCAAAGCAAAGTTATCTGCAGACGGTAAACATTATGTGATTAACGGGCAGAAAATGTGGATCACCAATGGTGGTTTCGCAGATATCTTCATCGTATTTGCAAAGATCGATGATGATAAAAATCTGACTGCATTTATTGTGGAGCGTGCATTTGGTGGTGTTACCATGAACCCTGAAGAACATAAAATGGGAATCAAAGGTTCTTCGACCCGTCAGGTGTTTTTCAACGATTGTGAAGTTCCTGTGGAAAACATGCTTTCTGAGCGTGAAAACGGATTTAAGATTGCTGTAAATATCTTAAACATCGGCAGGATTAAACTGGCAGCTGCGGCAGTTGGTGCTTCAAAAGCTGTGATCAATACTGCGGTTAACTATTCTAATGAGCGTATTCAGTTTGAACGTCCGATATCAAAATATGGTGCTATCCGCTATAAACTGGCCGAAATGGCAACAAAAGTTTATGCGGTAGAATCTGCTAACTATCGTGCGGGTCAGAATATTGATGATGCATACGATGCTCTGGTAGCAGGTGGCATGGATAAAAGTAAGGCGAAATTAAAATCTACAGAGCAGTTTGCTGTGGAATGCGCGATACTGAAAGTATGGGGTTCTGAAGCATTGGATTATGTGGTGGACGAAGGTGTTCAGATCTATGGTGGAATGGGCTTCTCGGCTGATGCACCAATGGACAGAGCTTACCGTGATGCAAGGATCAACAGGATTTTTGAAGGTACAAACGAAATCAACAGGTTATTAACTGTTGATATGATGTTGAAAAGAGCTATGAAAGGTGAATTGGATCTGATGACTCCGGCTACAGCTGTAGCTGCCGAGCTGATGTCTATTCCTGATTTTGGTGAAGAAGATGATACACTTTTCGCAGCAGAGAAGAAAATCATTAAGAACCTGAAAAAAGCAACTTTAATGGTGGCTGGTGCAGCGGTTCAGAAATTAATGTTAAGTCTTTCTAAAGAACAGGAAATTCTGATGAATATCGCTGATATGGCCAGTTACGTTTATGTAGCTGAATCGGTGATGCTGAGAACTGAAAAACTGGTTAGTTTAAGAGGCGCTGAAGCTTGTGAAGGACAGTTAAATATGATGCGTATTTATTTTGTAGAGGCTGTTGATGCTTTACAGAAAGCTGGAAAAGAAGCTTTATGGGCTTTTGCAGAAGGTGATGAGCAGCGTATGATGCTGGTAGGACTGAAAAGATTTACTAAAATGGAAGCATTTAATGTGAAGGATGTTCGTCAGAAAGTTGCTCAGCAGCTGATTGCTGAAAATAAATATTGTTTTTAA